A single region of the Brassica rapa cultivar Chiifu-401-42 chromosome A03, CAAS_Brap_v3.01, whole genome shotgun sequence genome encodes:
- the LOC103861553 gene encoding ATP-dependent Clp protease ATP-binding subunit CLPT1, chloroplastic has protein sequence MASSYTLSFIPMTVVVSRRSASPSPSSSLIPPPSLLGKKLLVTQPSRRHFVSKKHRCLTSASTVFSVPTAQPENGSSDKIPKWSARAIKSLAMGELEARKLKYPTTGSEAILMGILVEGTSTAAKFLRANGITLFKVRDEIIKLLGKSDMYFFSPEHPPLTEPARKAVDWAIDEKKKSGVDGELTTAYLLLGVWSQKDSAGRQILEALGFNEDKAKQVAEAMNEDVDLSFKKQSQ, from the exons ATGGCTTCGTCGTACACGCTTTCCTTTATCCCTATGACGGTCGTCGTTTCGCGGCGGAGTGCATCTCCCTCGCCTTCTTCTTCCCTGATTCCTCCTCCGTCTCTGCTAGGTAAGAAGCTTCTGGTGACACAACCGTCGCGCCGCCACTTCGTCTCCAAGAAGCACCGGTGCTTGACGTCGGCCAGCACGGTCTTTAGCGTCCCAACTGC GCAGCCGGAGAATGGTTCTTCGGACAAGATCCCAAA ATGGTCGGCGAGAGCGATAAAATCACTGGCGATGGGGGAATTGGAGGCTAGGAAGCTCAAGTATCCAACTACCGGAAGCGAAGCCATTCTCATGGGAATTTTGGTCGAAG GTACTAGTACAGCTGCTAAGTTCCTGAGGGCGAATGGAATCACACTTTTTAAGGTGAGAGATGAGATTATAAAGCTGCTAGGGAAATCAGATATGTACTTCTTCAGCCCTGAGCATCCTCCTCTAACCGAACCCGCTCGCAAGGCCGTTGACTGGGCTATTGATGAGAAGAAGAAATCTG GTGTGGATGGGGAACTAACCACTGCCTACTTGCTTCTTGGGGTTTGGTCTCAAAAGGACTCAGCAGGCCGCCAGATTTTGGAGGCGCTCGGGTTTAACGAAGATAAAGCCAAACAAGTTGCTGAAGCG aTGAATGAAGATGTAGATTTGAGCTTCAAGAAACAAAGTCAATAG
- the LOC103861552 gene encoding zinc finger A20 and AN1 domain-containing stress-associated protein 10: MMHANETEALPCAGGCGLFGTRTNNNLCSLCYKKSVLEQLATLKLESKPEPSTVPTRSPTVAVQEPVRKHRCETCHRKIGMTGFSCRCGHMFCGSHRYPEEHSCPFDYKQSGRLALAKQLPLTRAEKLHRF; this comes from the coding sequence ATGATGCATGCCAACGAAACAGAAGCATTACCGTGCGCTGGAGGTTGTGGACTCTTCGGGACACGAACGAACAATAATCTCTGCTCCCTTTGCTACAAAAAGAGTGTTCTTGAACAGTTGGCCACTCTCAAACTTGAGTCCAAGCCCGAGCCATCAACAGTTCCCACGAGAAGTCCAACAGTTGCCGTACAAGAACCGGTTAGAAAACATAGATGCGAAACGTGTCATAGGAAAATAGGGATGACAGGATTCAGCTGCAGATGCGGACACATGTTTTGTGGGTCACATCGGTATCCCGAGGAGCATTCTTGTCCTTTTGATTACAAACAATCTGGACGCCTCGCATTGGCCAAGCAGTTGCCTTTGACTAGAGCTGAGAAGTTGCATAGGTTTTAG
- the LOC103861554 gene encoding receptor-like serine/threonine-protein kinase At4g25390, whose protein sequence is MPSRAISAPSPVAPPPLSHHHDKTTRTFPLLTVAGAGACFSLFITLSVCFCKSSRKRQPPPPGDPSSSSSSSHTPREFSYSTLRRATASFSPANRLGQGGFGAVFRGTFSSGENVAVKVMDSGSLQGEAEFQNELFFAARLDSPHVVPVIGFSHDRKRRRLLLVYRLMDNGNLQDALLHRRCPELMDWGKRFSVAVNVAEGIEHLHGLERPVIHGDIKPSNVLLDKLFSAKIADFGLARVKPEHVEIITVAPESNGGGGGGGVEEELESVITTATGYEDFNFGLVKQSPPVNGSSPEMGVAPLESPETVVSGSPEMGEDAVLKKGKDWWWKQESNAERGKVKEYVMQWIGSEVKKERPSSVDWIESVARTASSSSSSKKLEKKTSKRLEWWLSLEEESENKKKKKKKRRMVREWWKDEYRRELAKKKKKKTLESEFCSDDGSSSVRRRSNSKGSSIDWWLDGLRARGNSHDSVSGEIAKSCGISSTPSMRGTVCYAAPEYCNLDNIVSEKCDVYSYGVLLLVLVSGRRPLEMTGSASEIQRANLMSWARKLARRGKLVDLVDQKLQNLDQEQAVLCIKVALQCLQRLPVSRPSMKQVLGMLKGEVSLP, encoded by the coding sequence ATGCCGTCACGAGCAATCTCGGCACCGTCTCCGGTAGCCCCACCGCCGCTGAGCCACCACCACGACAAGACAACTCGAACCTTTCCGCTGTTAACGGTGGCTGGAGCCGGCGCCTGTTTCTCTCTCTTCATCACACTCTCCGTCTGCTTTTGCAAGTCCAGCCGGAAACGCCAACCACCTCCGCCCGGAgacccctcctcctcctcctcctcctcccacaCGCCGCGCGAGTTCTCTTACTCGACTCTCCGCCGCGCCACCGCCTCTTTCTCCCCGGCGAACCGGCTAGGCCAAGGCGGCTTCGGCGCCGTTTTCCGGGGAACGTTCTCCTCCGGCGAGAATGTGGCCGTCAAGGTGATGGATTCAGGATCTCTCCAGGGAGAAGCCGAGTTCCAGAACGAGCTGTTCTTCGCCGCCAGGCTTGACTCGCCTCACGTGGTCCCCGTCATTGGCTTCTCGCACGATAGAAAACGACGACGTTTGCTTCTCGTTTACCGGCTTATGGATAATGGAAACTTACAAGACGCGCTGCTTCATAGGAGATGCCCTGAGCTTATGGATTGGGGTAAGAGATTCTCGGTGGCGGTTAACGTCGCCGAAGGTATCGAGCACCTTCACGGCCTCGAACGGCCTGTGATTCACGGAGACATAAAGCCTAGCAATGTCCTGTTGGATAAACTCTTCTCCGCGAAAATCGCTGACTTCGGTTTAGCTAGAGTTAAGCCTGAGCACGTGGAGATTATCACTGTAGCACCGGAAAGTAACGgtggcggcggaggaggaggggTGGAGGAAGAGTTAGAGAGTGTGATCACTACTGCGACTGGTTACGAAGATTTCAACTTCGGGCTGGTGAAACAGTCGCCGCCAGTTAATGGTTCTTCGCCGGAGATGGGAGTAGCGCCTTTGGAGTCGCCGGAGACGGTTGTGTCCGGTTCTCCGGAGATGGGGGAGGATGCGGTGTTAAAGAAGGGGAAAGATTGGTGGTGGAAGCAAGAGAGTAATGCGGAGAGAGGGAAAGTGAAGGAGTATGTGATGCAGTGGATTGGTTCAGAGGTGAAGAAGGAGAGACCGAGCAGTGTTGATTGGATCGAGTCCGTGGcgaggacagcttcttcttcttcgtcgagTAAGAAGCTTGAGAAGAAGACTAGCAAGAGACTAGAGTGGTGGCTTTCCCTGGAGGAAGAGAGtgagaataagaagaagaagaagaagaagcggaGGATGGTTAGAGAGTGGTGGAAAGATGAGTACCGAAGAGAACTcgctaagaaaaaaaagaagaaaacgttAGAGTCCGAGTTCTGTAGTGATGATGGGAGTAGTAGCGTGAGGCGCCGTAGTAACAGTAAAGGCAGCAGCATAGATTGGTGGTTAGATGGGTTGAGAGCACGGGGTAATAGCCATGACTCGGTGAGTGGGGAGATAGCGAAGAGCTGTGGGATCAGTAGCACGCCGAGCATGAGAGGAACCGTGTGCTATGCAGCGCCTGAGTACTGTAACTTAGACAACATTGTGTCCGAGAAATGTGATGTATATAGCTACGGTGTACTGTTGTTAGTTTTGGTTTCCGGGAGACGTCCGTTGGAGATGACGGGGTCTGCGAGTGAGATCCAACGGGCGAATCTCATGTCCTGGGCGAGGAAGCTGGCGAGAAGAGGGAAGCTTGTTGATCTTGTGGACCAAAAGTTGCAAAATTTGGACCAGGAACAAGCAGTGTTGTGCATAAAAGTGGCGTTGCAGTGTCTGCAAAGATTACCGGTTTCACGGCCGTCGATGAAACAGGTTTTGGGGATGCTTAAAGGAGAAGTGAGTCTTCCGTAA
- the LOC103861555 gene encoding transcription factor bHLH118 isoform X1: MADFPEKGRKRRKEVRVGNEENMEKIMHREVEKHRRQEMASLYASLRSLLPLEFIQGRRSTSDQLNEAVNYINHLQGNIKDMSSKRDDLMLLSGQSFESRNELRSDNSNHVVIRPCFVGVEIVFSVLQTPLSSVLHVLSEHGLCVLNCISSNVNGRLIHTLQAEVNDLALVDFAELKIYLLRLP; encoded by the exons ATGGCTGATTTTCCAGAGAAGGGAAGAAAGCGTCGCAAAGAGGTAAGAGTTGGTAATGAAGAAAACATGGAGAAGATAATGCACAGAGAAGTTGAGAAACATAGGAGACAAGAGATGGCTTCTCTTTACGCGTCTCTTCGCTCTCTTCTCCCTCTTGAGTTCATCCAG GGAAGACGTTCTACGTCAGATCAGTTAAATGAGGCTGTAAATTACATAAATCATCTTCAGGGGAACATCAAGGATATGAGTTCCAAGAGAGATGACCTCATGTTATTGTCTGGACAAAGCTTTGAGAGTAGAAATGAACTTAGGAGTGATAATTCGAATCATGTCGTGATTCGTCCATGTTTTGTCGGCGTAGAAATCGTTTTCAGCGTTCTGCAAACGCCGTTGTCAAGCGTGCTGCATGTGCTTTCTGAACATGGTCTCTGTGTTCTTAACTGCATCTCCTCCAATGTGAATGGAAGACTCATTCACACTTTACAGGCTGAG GTCAACGATCTGGCTTTGGTGGACTTTGCAGAGCTTAAGATATACTTACTACGCTTACCCTAA
- the LOC103861555 gene encoding transcription factor bHLH118 isoform X2, with product MADFPEKGRKRRKEVRVGNEENMEKIMHREVEKHRRQEMASLYASLRSLLPLEFIQGRRSTSDQLNEAVNYINHLQGNIKDMSSKRDDLMLLSGQSFESRNELRSDNSNHVVIRPCFVGVEIVFSVLQTPLSSVLHVLSEHGLCVLNCISSNVNGRLIHTLQAERADQIKAFVSKF from the exons ATGGCTGATTTTCCAGAGAAGGGAAGAAAGCGTCGCAAAGAGGTAAGAGTTGGTAATGAAGAAAACATGGAGAAGATAATGCACAGAGAAGTTGAGAAACATAGGAGACAAGAGATGGCTTCTCTTTACGCGTCTCTTCGCTCTCTTCTCCCTCTTGAGTTCATCCAG GGAAGACGTTCTACGTCAGATCAGTTAAATGAGGCTGTAAATTACATAAATCATCTTCAGGGGAACATCAAGGATATGAGTTCCAAGAGAGATGACCTCATGTTATTGTCTGGACAAAGCTTTGAGAGTAGAAATGAACTTAGGAGTGATAATTCGAATCATGTCGTGATTCGTCCATGTTTTGTCGGCGTAGAAATCGTTTTCAGCGTTCTGCAAACGCCGTTGTCAAGCGTGCTGCATGTGCTTTCTGAACATGGTCTCTGTGTTCTTAACTGCATCTCCTCCAATGTGAATGGAAGACTCATTCACACTTTACAGGCTGAG CGTGCAGACCAAATTAAGGCTTTTGTTTCGAAATTTTGA
- the LOC108868754 gene encoding transcription factor bHLH126 isoform X1 has product MDPYQNPNPRGYQGHMPFGSAGHGGSGGSDIPQGTVDNKQKKKLLHRDIERQRRQEMATLFASLRDHLPLQYIKGKRAVSEHVGGAVNFIKDTETRIKELSARRDELIRETCYTSNPDLARTASELGNSVPASVMVQPCVSGFEVAVSSDSSGPQALPLSRVLEALQELGLEVISSLTTRVNERLIHTIRVEVNSFGCLDFAWLQQKLVEELIPSTGNI; this is encoded by the exons ATGGATCCTTACCAGAATCCTAATCCCAGAGGGTACCAGGGACATATGCCATTTGGCTCAGCCGGCCACGGTGGCAGTGGTGGCTCCGATATCCCCCAAGGAACAGTTGACAAtaagcagaagaagaagcttctcCACCGCGACATCGAACGCCAGAGAAGACAAGAAATGGCTACACTTTTTGCTTCTCTTCGTGATCACCTACCTCTTCAATACATCAAG GGGAAGAGAGCTGTTTCGGAACATGTAGGCGGAGCGGTGAATTTTATTAAGGACACGGAAACAAGGATTAAAGAACTCAGTGCAAGAAGAGACGAGCTAATTAGAGAAACATGTTATACATCGAATCCGGATCTAGCAAGAACTGCATCCGAGTTAGGCAATTCGGTTCCGGCGAGTGTGATGGTGCAACCATGCGTGAGCGGTTTCGAAGTGGCGGTGAGCAGCGACTCGTCAGGTCCACAAGCTTTGCCACTCTCAAGAGTGCTTGAGGCACTTCAGGAGCTAGGGCTTGAAGTCATCAGCTCTCTCACTACAAGAGTTAATGAGAGGCTCATACACACTATTAGAGTCGAG GTTAATAGTTTTGGATGCTTGGACTTTGCTTGGTTGCAGCAGAAGCTAGTTGAGGAGTTGATACCTTCGACGGG AAATATCTAA
- the LOC108868754 gene encoding transcription factor bHLH126 isoform X2 has translation MDPYQNPNPRGYQGHMPFGSAGHGGSGGSDIPQGTVDNKQKKKLLHRDIERQRRQEMATLFASLRDHLPLQYIKGKRAVSEHVGGAVNFIKDTETRIKELSARRDELIRETCYTSNPDLARTASELGNSVPASVMVQPCVSGFEVAVSSDSSGPQALPLSRVLEALQELGLEVISSLTTRVNERLIHTIRVEVNSFGCLDFAWLQQKLVEELIPSTGY, from the exons ATGGATCCTTACCAGAATCCTAATCCCAGAGGGTACCAGGGACATATGCCATTTGGCTCAGCCGGCCACGGTGGCAGTGGTGGCTCCGATATCCCCCAAGGAACAGTTGACAAtaagcagaagaagaagcttctcCACCGCGACATCGAACGCCAGAGAAGACAAGAAATGGCTACACTTTTTGCTTCTCTTCGTGATCACCTACCTCTTCAATACATCAAG GGGAAGAGAGCTGTTTCGGAACATGTAGGCGGAGCGGTGAATTTTATTAAGGACACGGAAACAAGGATTAAAGAACTCAGTGCAAGAAGAGACGAGCTAATTAGAGAAACATGTTATACATCGAATCCGGATCTAGCAAGAACTGCATCCGAGTTAGGCAATTCGGTTCCGGCGAGTGTGATGGTGCAACCATGCGTGAGCGGTTTCGAAGTGGCGGTGAGCAGCGACTCGTCAGGTCCACAAGCTTTGCCACTCTCAAGAGTGCTTGAGGCACTTCAGGAGCTAGGGCTTGAAGTCATCAGCTCTCTCACTACAAGAGTTAATGAGAGGCTCATACACACTATTAGAGTCGAG GTTAATAGTTTTGGATGCTTGGACTTTGCTTGGTTGCAGCAGAAGCTAGTTGAGGAGTTGATACCTTCGACGGGGTACTAA
- the LOC117132640 gene encoding uncharacterized protein LOC117132640, translated as MDLFCWNIRGINDSVKRRGFRKWIKKYKPIFGGLVETHVQAIKSDSICSSILPGWSFHGNYDHSDLGRIWLVWHPTVSVRIISCSRQITTAIVKLPNVSCEVGVSCVYGSNCRVERRLLWSELETCSVSHQLAGIPWIVFGDFNEIINPEEHSLADQFSSQRGMRDFKECLDRCSLFDLPYSGSSFTWSNGHVSKKLDRILTNAAWLQQFPESIGIFGVPGISDHSPCCTFLDQHKPKQKRPFKFFAHLNQHEDFASLLGNCWNSFNFSGTNQLRVSKKLKELKGIIKTFRREHYSQLEKRVEEAFSELCVAQDMALSNPSPTAAETERKAHLHWHALAKAEDSYLKQRSRVQWSAAGDSNTAHYHRLIRSRQAQNQIVMLLDRDGGVIDQLEDIKTHAVDYYSALLGGLSNLTSPSPATIATYLPLRCSPEAVMQLAAEFTDLDIQSAFLSLPDSKGKK; from the exons ATGGATCTTTTTTGTTGGAATATAAGAGGTATAAATGATTCTGTAAAGCGGCGGGGTTTTAGGAAGTGGATTAAGAAATATAAACCCATTTTTGGAGGTCTCGTGGAGACCCATGTACAGGCTATTAAGTCGGATTCTATTTGTAGTTCTATATTACCGGGTTGGTCTTTTCACGGCAACTACGACCATTCGGACCTTGGGAGGATATGGCTAGTCTGGCACCCTACTGTGTCAGTTCGGATAATTTCATGTTCTCGTCAGATAACTACTGCTATTGTCAAGCTTCCAAATGTGAGCTGTGAGGTTGGAGTATCTTGTGTTTATGGCTCTAACTGCAGAGTGGAGCGTAGGCTGCTTTGGAGTGAATTGGAGACATGTTCTGTCTCTCATCAGCTAGCAGGCATTCCTTGGATTGTATTTGGTGACTTTAACGAGATCATTAACCCGGAAGAGCACTCTCTTGCTGATCAGTTCTCTTCCCAACGTGGTATGAGAGATTTTAAAGAGTGCCTTGATCGGTGTTCGCTATTTGATCTACCTTATTCTGGAAGCTCATTCACTTGGTCCAATGGCCATGTGTCTAAAAAGCTGGATAGAATTCTTACTAACGCAGCATGGCTTCAACAATTTCCAGAATCTATAGGCATATTTGGTGTGCCAGGAATCTCTGATCACAGCCCGTGCTGTACATTTCTGGATCAGCACAAGCCTAAGCAAAAACGACCTTTTAAGTTCTTCGCGCATCTCAATCAGCATGAGGATTTTGCGTCTCTTTTGGGAAACTGTTGGAACTCCTTCAACTTCAGCGGTACAAATCAGCTTCGAGTTTCCAAAAAGCTAAAAGAGCTTAAAGGAATAATCAAAACCTTCAGAAGGGAACATTACTCTCAACTGGAGAAAAGAGTGGAGGAGGCGTTTTCCGAGCTTTGCGTTGCTCAAGATATGGCTCTCTCTAACCCCTCCCCTACTGCTGCTGAAACAGAAAGAAAGGCCCACCTTCATTGGCATGCCTTGGCAAAAGCGGAGGATTCCTACTTGAAGCAACGATCCCGAGTACAGTGGTCTGCGGCCGGTGACTCCAATACTGCTCACTATCATCGTTTGATTAGATCAAGGCAAGCTCAAAATCAAATTGTAATGCTGCTGGACAGGGATGGAGGTGTCATTGATCAACTGGAGGACATTAAGACTCATGCAGTGGACTACTACTCCGCGCTACTTGGCGGCCTATCAAACCTAACATCGCCTTCTCCAGCCACTATAGCCACTTACCTACCTCTACGCTGTTCTCCTGAGGCTGTTATGCAGTTGGCAGCAGAGTTTACAGATTTGGATATCCAGTCAGCTTTCCTTTCTCTTCCAGATTCTAAG GGAAAGAAATGA